A DNA window from Vigna angularis cultivar LongXiaoDou No.4 chromosome 1, ASM1680809v1, whole genome shotgun sequence contains the following coding sequences:
- the LOC108326444 gene encoding uncharacterized protein LOC108326444 has product MLERYDGSADPDNHLRNFIDVMAFYTDNDPVICRAFSLSLKDEALEWYHTLPQNSVDCFATVEALFRKQYATNKRSEMTPAELVNTKQGKDETLKAFMQRYNETARRVKDINHTFIISNLPSCLTPGYFSEQLYADPPKSMEELQSTIAKFIRIEDLRNSRKKQQQDNSNQEAKKAPKRPANDFILSTIATHLSTRLGQRCSKRLCTPNS; this is encoded by the coding sequence atgCTAGAACGCTATGATGGCTCCGCCGATCCAGACAACCATCTCCGCAACTTTATTGATGTCATGGCGTTCTACACGGATAATGATCCCGTCATTTGCAGAGCTTTCTCATTATCCCTGAAAGATGAGGCACTCGAGTGGTATCACACTCTTCCTCAAAATTCAGTGGATTGCTTCGCCACCGTTGAAGCCCTTTTTCGGAAACAGTACGCTACTAACAAAAGATCGGAGATGACTCCTGCTGAGCTCGTAAATACTAAGCAGGGGAAGGATGAAACCCTAAAGGCTTTCATGCAAAGGTACAACGAGACGGCCAGGCGCGTGAAAGACATAAACCATACCTTCATTATCAGCAATCTCCCTTCGTGTTTAACACCGGGGTATTTTTCGGAACAATTATACGCTGATCCTCCAAAATCTATGGAGGAGCTCCAATCTACGATTGCAAAATTCATCCGAATTGAGGACCTCAGAAATTCTAGGAAGAAGCAACAACAGGACAACTCAAACCAGGAGGCTAAGAAGGCCCCAAAGCGACCGGCCAATGACTTTATTCTAAGTACGATCGCTACACATCTCTCAACGCGCCTAGGACAAAGGTGCTCGAAGAGGCTTTGCACACCGAACTCCTAA
- the LOC108326436 gene encoding uncharacterized protein LOC108326436, with translation MPDIAFTDADFHASDPDHDDPMDVTVKIARYDVSKVLVDQGSSVNILYWSTFKKMDLSEDLIAPSNKQIVGFSGERVDTRGYLDLRTRLGTCRDAPELRVRFLLVEANTSYNALIGRSCLNAFGAIVSTPHLAMKFPTERGTICTVRADQRTARQCYVAGLKVTPFLPARRARGAETAAIDLDPRTNIDERLHPQGDVKPFPLGADLPKPRTSVGALRYTMTDMPGIHPGVMAHKLSILREACPVAQKKRRFGEDKREAIQVEVTKLMNAQFIREITYTTWLSNIVMVKKSNGQWRMCVDFTDLNKACPKDSYPLPSIDRLVDGASGHVVLNFLDAYSGYNQIPMYESD, from the exons ATGCCCGATATCGCATTCACTGATGCAGATTTCCACGCGTCCGACCCTGATCATGATGACCCCATGGACGTCACGGTCAAAATAGCTCGATACGATGTCAGCAAGGTCCTCGTCGATCAGGGTAGTTCGGTCAACATATTATATTGGTCCACCTTCAAAAAGATGGACTTGTCCGAGGATCTAATAGCCCCTTCTAACAAACAAATTGTAGGCTTCTCAGGGGAAAGAGTCGATACACGAGGGTACCTAGACCTACGAACTCGACTCGGAACATGCCGAGATGCCCCAGAACTTCGAGTCAGGTTCCTATTGGTAGAGGCCAATACCTCGTACAATGCTTTAATAGGCCGATCATGCTTGAACGCATTTGGAGCCATTGTGTCCACGCCTCATTTGGCCATGAAATTCCCTACCGAGCGAGGTACCATCTGTACTGTCAGGGCCGATCAACGAACGGCTCGACAGTGTTACGTCGCAGGACTTAAAGTCACACCATTTTTGCCGGCTCGAAGGGCGAGAGGAGCTGAAACAGCAGCGATCGACTTGGACCCCCGAACCAATATAGACGAACGTCTTCATCCCCAAGGAGATGTCAAACCCTTCCCGCTGGGGGCGGACCTACCAAAACCACGAACATCGGTGGGAGCCTTGCGCTACACGATGA CCGATATGCCAGGGATCCACCCCGGCGTCATGGCACATAAGTTGTCGATCTTAAGGGAGGCATGCCCGGTTGCGCAAAAGAAACGACGCTTTGGGGAGGACAAACGCGAGGCCATCCAGGTTGAGGTCACAAAGCTGATGAACGCCCAGTTCATCAGGGAAATCACCTACACCACGTGGTTGTCAAACATAGTCATGGTCAAAAAGTCTAACGGTCAATGGCGAATGTGTGTGGACTTCACCGACCTCAACAAGGCGTGCCCTAAGGATTCATACCCTTTGCCTAGCATCGATCGGTTGGTAGATGGAGCGTCCGGTCATGTCGTCCTCAATTTTCTCGATGCGTACTCGGGGTACAACCAAATCCCCATGTACGAGTCAGATTAG